The following coding sequences are from one Nicotiana tomentosiformis chromosome 3, ASM39032v3, whole genome shotgun sequence window:
- the LOC138908474 gene encoding uncharacterized protein, whose amino-acid sequence MRWLELLKDYDIDILYHPGNANVVADALRRRSMDSLSYLQPKKYEIDHEIHQLSSLGVRLLDSGDTGVTIQDTATSSLVTEVKERRYEDLVQAHYIDTSHEKENTPFEITGDGVLKYRGATKIYHDITGIYLWDEMKKDIAEFVA is encoded by the exons atgagatggttggagctactgaaagactacgacattgatattttataccatccggggaatgCGAATGTAGTAGCTGACGCCCTCAGACGTAGATCTATGgatagcctgtcatatttacagccaaaGAAGTATGAGATAgaccatgagattcatcagctatctagtcttggagttcgattactggactcaggtgataccggagttactattcaggacacagcaacatcctctttagtaactgaagtgaaggaacgccggTATGAGGATCTTGTGCAAGCTCATTACATAGATACATCCCATgaaaaggagaatacaccatttgagattacaggagatggagtcctcaaatatcgag gagcGACGAAGATCTATCATGATATCACGGGAATATACTTGTGGgacgaaatgaagaaggatatagcagagtttgttgcttag